The sequence AGCCAAGCCTGCCGCCTCGAACCGCGCCGTGTGCCGGCCGGCTGCGTACTCGCCCTCGGCCAGGAGGGCCACCTCGCGCCCGAGCACGTCGAAGACCGCGAGGCGCACGTCCGCCGCCTCCGGCAGCGCGAAGCCGACGGTCGTCGCCGAGGCGAACGGATTCGGGTAGGCCGCCGCCAGGGCGAACTCTAAAGGCAGTGTCTCTGACGAGGGGGCCACGGACTGCGTCTGGCTGACCTCCCACGGCGTCGCGTCGGTCACCGTCCAAACCTCTGGGCCACTCGCTACACGAGCCGCGCCCGTCACCGTAATCTCGAACGCCTCCGAGTCTACCGCGAGGTCGGCGAAGCGCCCAATGTTCAGGGCGTAGCTGTAATCC is a genomic window of Bacteroidota bacterium containing:
- a CDS encoding T9SS type A sorting domain-containing protein, which produces MPGGSVSFDYAVTNTGEGPAVGDLWFGAQRGGSTVAEGLIRSGSVPAGATVSGSFMQRVPASAPPGDYSYALNIGRFADLAVDSEAFEITVTGAARVASGPEVWTVTDATPWEVSQTQSVAPSSETLPLEFALAAAYPNPFASATTVGFALPEAADVRLAVFDVLGREVALLAEGEYAAGRHTARFEAAGLASGLYLVRMTAGGFAETQRVTLAR